In the genome of Salvelinus sp. IW2-2015 unplaced genomic scaffold, ASM291031v2 Un_scaffold4822, whole genome shotgun sequence, the window gcagtgagtagttccagagacatgttggacaaaacccactgagtcgatgatggctcggaaatccttttggagtgggtctgtggacttttccatgtgaatattaaagtcaccaaaaatgtgaatattatctgctacaAGGTCCGATAAGAATTCAGGAATTATTTTAATGTGATTTTTAGTGATCTTGCTGATGTATTGTGTAAAGTGCATTTGGGTGTTTTGAAAAGcgaataattatatatatatatatttaattattgTTTTTACCAGCCTCCAAGGGACATGTCCCACTACAACTCTCTACCAATCAAAAGCAGCCGTCATGGCCAGGGTGGGCGGAGTCCGGCGAAGTCCTTYMTGCGTCGCATGGAGATGATGCGTACGTGGGGGCCGTCCTCCAGGAGGAAGACAGGAAGTGGACGGGCACCGCTGGTCATCAGTGGGCCGGTCTTACAGGGGGAGGAGCCCCAGGCACTACAGACACTCCACTGTGTCCCCATCAACCAATCAGATGGCAGTCCTCAtcctctccaccaatcagacaaCAGCACGTCCCCTGTTGCCCATGGAGATGGCAGCGAGGGCCAATCAGAGACGAGCAGTGTGAGTTCCATGAGTCCTAGTGTGAGGCAGAGAGTCTCTAAGCCCGGGCCTAAAAGAGGAAGTGTTTACCTAGAAGACACGGAGCCGCTCTCTGGYGCCCCCCATTGCCGAAGGACTGAAGCACAACAGACTCCGTTCAGCAGGAACCACTTCCGCTCATACGAGGACCTGCTAGTCCACATCCCCAAGGACCACAAAACAGGCACCTTCCCCAAAGCCCTGTCTTTTGAGAGTCTAGCCCCGGTCACCGACCACcataccccctctccctctccactctacCCCAGTCAAGGCTCCCCCTGGGCGGGCACGGCTCTGTCCAAGAAGCCTCCCTGCCCTGGAGCTCCGCGGGGCAGCAGGGTGAGTGTGTATGACAACGTCCCCGGGTCTCACCTTTACGCGTCCACAGGTGACCTGCAGTATCTTGACCGAGACGATAACCTGTTCCCCCACCTGGATGACATCATCAGTCACGTCAGCGGCCTGCAGCAGATTGTAGACCWCTGGAGTCACAGCGTGCTgcaggagggggaggcagggaatgataaggggggtgagagagacggGGTCTCCCTAAATGATACGGACCCTACAGGGACCAGAGATAGGAGAGACTCTGGATTTGGAGCTTCCCTTACGAGACCACGGtgagtgtctgtctctctacctttATGTATCCTGGTCTCCCTGAGATGAACGTTTTAAACTTGTTGAGTCTGGGGCAGAAACATAAGCAACtagtcttttttttctctctctctgtctctgtctctctcgctagtCTCCGGTGGCCGAGCTTCCGCCTGTCTGACCGCCTGAGCCAATCAG includes:
- the LOC112077681 gene encoding stAR-related lipid transfer protein 13-like, giving the protein MLILNTGPLSGVHSVLYSLFTHDCWAKHDSNTIMKFADDMTMVGLITDNDETAYREETEDSDEDDPLAISKRWTFEWNSQRWSRLQDMHFLLDSPNESSPEGCEGEGLLRSTVSSESVLTDISEPEITDISSLHSQDSLGAILPDSVSMASLAEPYQPPRDMSHYNSLPIKSSRHGQGGRSPAKSFXRRMEMMRTWGPSSRRKTGSGRAPLVISGPVLQGEEPQALQTLHCVPINQSDGSPHPLHQSDNSTSPVAHGDGSEGQSETSSVSSMSPSVRQRVSKPGPKRGSVYLEDTEPLSGAPHCRRTEAQQTPFSRNHFRSYEDLLVHIPKDHKTGTFPKALSFESLAPVTDHHTPSPSPLYPSQGSPWAGTALSKKPPCPGAPRGSRVSVYDNVPGSHLYASTGDLQYLDRDDNLFPHLDDIISHVSGLQQIVDXWSHSVLQEGEAGNDKGGERDGVSLNDTDPTGTRDRRDSGFGASLTRPRLRWPSFRLSDRLSQSDSSLQISTQSAVQLSLLKKFSLLRLTAIMEKYSTNKHGWTW